From Panicum hallii strain FIL2 chromosome 2, PHallii_v3.1, whole genome shotgun sequence, a single genomic window includes:
- the LOC112883315 gene encoding probable plastidic glucose transporter 1 isoform X2, translated as MPPPLAAAAALLVVPVSPAPLVRLGPSRRPRPTAIRAAALRTLPRRLELWPQRLAAAESTPPPSSAQPAPDSSSGLDAGSGGGGSGGDGGGGSADLGWLRVFPHVLTASMANFLFGYHIGVMNGPIEDIAQELGFQGNPFLQGLVVSIFIVGAFFGSLGSSALVDKFGCKRTLQIDSIPLIIGALLSAQADSLDEILLGRFLVGIGIGVNTVLVPLYISEVAPTKYRGSLGTLCQIGTCLGIIAALSLGIPSENDPHWWRTMLYAACIPGFLIVVGMQFAVESPRWLAKVGRFDDARKVVESLWEPSEVNKSMEEIKAVVANDDSQSSWSELLVEPHNRASLYVGITNFGGALVASNLMDKQGRKKLLIGSYLGMAFAMFLIVYGISFPVDEGVAHSLSITGTLLYIFTFALGAGPVTGIIIPELSSARTRSKVMGFSFTVHWICNFLVGLYFLELVNKFGVGAVYAGFGGVSLLTALFAYNFIVETKGRSLEEIEMSLSPATPGKRE; from the exons ATGCCGCCccctctcgccgccgccgcggcgctgctGGTCGTGCCCGTCTCCCCGGCGCCGTTGGTGCGGCTCGGGCcgtcccgccgcccgcgcccgacCGCGATCCGGGCCGCCGCGCTCCGCACACTGCCGCGGCGCCTCGAGCTCTGGCCACAGCGCCTCGCGGCGGCCGagagcacgccgccgccgtcctccgcgCAGCCGGCGCCGGACTCCAGCTCAG GTCTTGATGCGGGCTCCGGGGGTGGTGGCAGTGGTGGCGACGGAGGAGGCGGCAGCGCTGATCTCGGGTGGCTGAGGGTGTTCCCGCACGTGCTCACCGCGTCCATGGCCAATTTCCTCTTCGGCTACCACATTGG GGTCATGAATGGTCCAATAGAGGATATTGCGCAAGAGCTTGGTTTTCAAGGAAATCCCTTCCTCCAAGGTCTTGTGGTCAGCATATTCATTGTTGGTGCCTTTTTCGGGAGCCTAGGCTCATCTGCACTAGTTGATAAATTTGGTTGTAAAAGGACCCTTCAAATTGATAGTATTCCATTGATTATTGGGGCTCTTCTGAG TGCGCAGGCAGATTCATTGGATGAGATACTTTTGGGAAGATTTCTTGTTGGCATTGGAATTGGTGTAAACACCGTTCTTGTTCCGCTATATATCTCTGAG GTTGCTCCAACAAAATATAGGGGTTCTTTGGGGACTCTTTGTCAAATTGGAACATGTTTAGGAATTATCGCTGCACTTTCCTTGGGGATACCTTCTGAAAATGATCCGCATTG GTGGCGAACGATGCTTTATGCTGCATGCATACCTGGTTTTCTTATTGTTGTTGGAATGCAATTTGCTGTTGAGAGCCCACGCTGGCTTGCCAAG GTTGGAAGGTTTGATGATGCTAGAAAAGTTGTAGAGAGTCTTTGGGAACCTTCTGAAGTCAATAAGTCCATGGAAGAGATCAAAGCTGTTGTTGCAAATGACGATTCACAGTCCAGCTGGTCAGAACTTCTGGTGGAGCCCCACAATAGAG CGAGCTTATATGTTGGAATAACCAACTTTGGAG GGGCACTTGTTGCTTCAAATTTAATGGATAAGCAAGGGCGAAAAAAACTTTTGATAGGAAGCTATCTTGGAATG GCATTCGCAATGTTCCTTATAGTATATGGTATCAGCTTCCCCGTTGATGAAGGAGTTGCCCACAGCTTGTCAATTACTGGAACTCTTTT GTACATTTTCACTTTTGCCCTTGGCGCTGGGCCAGTTACAGGTATCATTATACCAGAGCTGAGCAGTGCTCGTACACGATCAAAAGTTATGGGCTTCAGCTTCACTGTACATTGG ATATGCAATTTTCTTGTGGGACTATATTTTCTGGAGCTTGTGAACAAGTTTGGGGTTGGAGCAGTCTATGCAGGTTTCGGTGGGGTTTCCTTGCTTACAGCCCTTTTCGCTTATAATTTCATAGTTGAAACAAAAGGACGCTCTCTTGAGGAAATTGAGATGTCTTTGAGCCCAGCTACTCCTGGCAAGCGGGAGTGA
- the LOC112883315 gene encoding probable plastidic glucose transporter 1 isoform X1 — protein MPPPLAAAAALLVVPVSPAPLVRLGPSRRPRPTAIRAAALRTLPRRLELWPQRLAAAESTPPPSSAQPAPDSSSGLDAGSGGGGSGGDGGGGSADLGWLRVFPHVLTASMANFLFGYHIGVMNGPIEDIAQELGFQGNPFLQGLVVSIFIVGAFFGSLGSSALVDKFGCKRTLQIDSIPLIIGALLSAQADSLDEILLGRFLVGIGIGVNTVLVPLYISEVAPTKYRGSLGTLCQIGTCLGIIAALSLGIPSENDPHWWRTMLYAACIPGFLIVVGMQFAVESPRWLAKVGRFDDARKVVESLWEPSEVNKSMEEIKAVVANDDSQSSWSELLVEPHNRVALIGGSLFFLQQFAGINGVLYFSSLTFRDVGITSGALASLYVGITNFGGALVASNLMDKQGRKKLLIGSYLGMAFAMFLIVYGISFPVDEGVAHSLSITGTLLYIFTFALGAGPVTGIIIPELSSARTRSKVMGFSFTVHWICNFLVGLYFLELVNKFGVGAVYAGFGGVSLLTALFAYNFIVETKGRSLEEIEMSLSPATPGKRE, from the exons ATGCCGCCccctctcgccgccgccgcggcgctgctGGTCGTGCCCGTCTCCCCGGCGCCGTTGGTGCGGCTCGGGCcgtcccgccgcccgcgcccgacCGCGATCCGGGCCGCCGCGCTCCGCACACTGCCGCGGCGCCTCGAGCTCTGGCCACAGCGCCTCGCGGCGGCCGagagcacgccgccgccgtcctccgcgCAGCCGGCGCCGGACTCCAGCTCAG GTCTTGATGCGGGCTCCGGGGGTGGTGGCAGTGGTGGCGACGGAGGAGGCGGCAGCGCTGATCTCGGGTGGCTGAGGGTGTTCCCGCACGTGCTCACCGCGTCCATGGCCAATTTCCTCTTCGGCTACCACATTGG GGTCATGAATGGTCCAATAGAGGATATTGCGCAAGAGCTTGGTTTTCAAGGAAATCCCTTCCTCCAAGGTCTTGTGGTCAGCATATTCATTGTTGGTGCCTTTTTCGGGAGCCTAGGCTCATCTGCACTAGTTGATAAATTTGGTTGTAAAAGGACCCTTCAAATTGATAGTATTCCATTGATTATTGGGGCTCTTCTGAG TGCGCAGGCAGATTCATTGGATGAGATACTTTTGGGAAGATTTCTTGTTGGCATTGGAATTGGTGTAAACACCGTTCTTGTTCCGCTATATATCTCTGAG GTTGCTCCAACAAAATATAGGGGTTCTTTGGGGACTCTTTGTCAAATTGGAACATGTTTAGGAATTATCGCTGCACTTTCCTTGGGGATACCTTCTGAAAATGATCCGCATTG GTGGCGAACGATGCTTTATGCTGCATGCATACCTGGTTTTCTTATTGTTGTTGGAATGCAATTTGCTGTTGAGAGCCCACGCTGGCTTGCCAAG GTTGGAAGGTTTGATGATGCTAGAAAAGTTGTAGAGAGTCTTTGGGAACCTTCTGAAGTCAATAAGTCCATGGAAGAGATCAAAGCTGTTGTTGCAAATGACGATTCACAGTCCAGCTGGTCAGAACTTCTGGTGGAGCCCCACAATAGAG TTGCATTGATTGGAGGGTCCCTTTTCTTTCTGCAACAGTTTGCTGGAATAAATGGTGTTCTTTACTTTTCATCATTAACATTCCGTGATGTTGGTATTACAAGTGGTGCTTTAGCGAGCTTATATGTTGGAATAACCAACTTTGGAG GGGCACTTGTTGCTTCAAATTTAATGGATAAGCAAGGGCGAAAAAAACTTTTGATAGGAAGCTATCTTGGAATG GCATTCGCAATGTTCCTTATAGTATATGGTATCAGCTTCCCCGTTGATGAAGGAGTTGCCCACAGCTTGTCAATTACTGGAACTCTTTT GTACATTTTCACTTTTGCCCTTGGCGCTGGGCCAGTTACAGGTATCATTATACCAGAGCTGAGCAGTGCTCGTACACGATCAAAAGTTATGGGCTTCAGCTTCACTGTACATTGG ATATGCAATTTTCTTGTGGGACTATATTTTCTGGAGCTTGTGAACAAGTTTGGGGTTGGAGCAGTCTATGCAGGTTTCGGTGGGGTTTCCTTGCTTACAGCCCTTTTCGCTTATAATTTCATAGTTGAAACAAAAGGACGCTCTCTTGAGGAAATTGAGATGTCTTTGAGCCCAGCTACTCCTGGCAAGCGGGAGTGA